A portion of the Kazachstania africana CBS 2517 chromosome 2, complete genome genome contains these proteins:
- the MVB12 gene encoding ubiquitin-binding ESCRT-I subunit protein MVB12 (similar to Saccharomyces cerevisiae MVB12 (YGR206W); ancestral locus Anc_5.127), with protein sequence MSNINYQELLRKIPLYNKYGDDYPDKMLPKLDVPEIKIQPLPPINKTIEAWITELDKAVDYWSKYSDNNIKEFNDWYNKKYLSNKPPGLVNSSVLSPVHK encoded by the coding sequence ATGAGTAATATTAACTATCAAGAACTCTTGAGGAAGATTCCTttgtataataaatatggCGACGACTATCCAGATAAGATGCTTCCCAAATTGGACGTTCCTGAAATAAAGATCCAGCCACTACCACCAATAAACAAAACGATAGAGGCATGGATAACAGAACTCGATAAAGCTGTTGACTATTGGTCAAAATATAGTGATAATAacattaaagaatttaatgattGGTATAATAAAAAGTATCTAAGTAATAAACCACCTGGTTTGGTAAATAGCAGTGTATTATCACCGGTACATaagtaa
- the CIR1 gene encoding Cir1p (similar to Saccharomyces cerevisiae YGR207C; ancestral locus Anc_5.126) — MASKQNLRVLVPVKRVLDYQLKPKINATRKGIEATGYKFSINPFDDIAIEQALNIPNAVTHAVSIGSTKNEDILKNCLAKGINNVTLIENNSNIETNLLDPLTIAKILKKFVLKNEFDLILLGKQSIDNDYNNTGQMLAGLLDWPQVTNASKVEFLSDEVKVSREIDGGTQTLISRFPLVITCDLRLNTPRYVGLSKLMKVKRQKIPKLTLTENFNDIDLNPTIELLELNEPKPKKKGIKVPNVDALLENLKREKIL, encoded by the coding sequence ATGGCTTCAAAGCAGAATTTGAGAGTTTTGGTGCCCGTTAAGAGGGTATTAGACTACCAGCTTAAACCTAAGATAAATGCAACAAGGAAAGGAATCGAAGCGACTGGCTATAAATTTAGTATTAACCCTTTCGATGACATTGCAATCGAACAAGCATTGAATATCCCAAATGCTGTCACTCATGCCGTATCAATAGGATCTACTAAGAATGAAGATATACTAAAGAATTGTTTAGCAAAAGGTATTAATAACGTCACGTTGATcgaaaataattcaaatattgaaactAATCTATTGGATCCATTAACCATTGCTAAAATCTTGAAGAAGTTCGTtcttaaaaatgaattcGATCTGATTCTACTGGGCAAGCAAtcaattgataatgattATAATAATACGGGACAAATGTTGGCTGGCCTCTTGGATTGGCCACAAGTAACAAACGCTTCAAAAGTAGAATTTTTAAGTGATGAAGTTAAAGTCAGTAGAGAAATTGACGGCGGAACACAGACGTTGATATCAAGATTCCCACTAGTCATTACTTGTGATCTCAGACTAAACACTCCTAGATATGTAGGGCTCTCTAAACTAATGAAGGTAAAAAGACAAAAGATTCCAAAGTTGACCCTaacagaaaatttcaatgacatcGATTTGAATCCCACCATTGAGCTACTAGAACTTAATGAACCAAagccaaagaagaagggTATTAAAGTACCTAATGTCGACGCCTTACTTGAAAacttgaaaagagaaaaaattctttaa
- the TRX2 gene encoding thioredoxin TRX2 (similar to Saccharomyces cerevisiae TRX2 (YGR209C) and TRX1 (YLR043C); ancestral locus Anc_5.124) yields MVQEINSVAEFDSALQAQDKLIVVDFFATWCGPCKMISPMIEKFSEQYSQAGFYKVDVDAVPDLAQKLEISAMPTLVFFKNGKEIAKVVGANMAAIKQNIVSNI; encoded by the coding sequence ATGGTCCAAGAAATTAACTCTGTTGCCGAATTCGATTCTGCTTTACAAGCTCAAGATAAATTAATCGTTGTCGATTTTTTCGCTACATGGTGTGGCCCTTGTAAGATGATCTCTCCAATGATCGAAAAATTCAGTGAACAATACTCTCAAGCTGGTTTCTACAAGGTTGATGTCGATGCTGTCCCAGATTTAGCccaaaaattagaaatttcTGCTATGCCAACTTTAGTCTTCTTCAAGAACGGTAAGGAAATCGCCAAGGTCGTCGGTGCTAACATGGCTGCCATCAAGCAAAACATTGTTTCTAACATATAA
- the SER2 gene encoding phosphoserine phosphatase (similar to Saccharomyces cerevisiae SER2 (YGR208W); ancestral locus Anc_5.125) → MQKFVITVISHGDILDIVPFEKTISKECNIVKTIKLSSRSSDIHVESVERPQDIDTAAHDVIIQKDDEYRRNKKLVVFDMDSTLIYQEVIELIAAYANVEDKVRSITNRAMNNEIDFKESLKERVALLKGIRFEDILNEIKDKLVITEGVTDLCHVLKEDGVHLAVLSGGFIEFAEVIKKKLNLDVACANVLERDSNGILTGKLVNLDEIVDGEFKANKLLSMCKELNVPVKSSVMIGDGGNDLPAMSVAGFGVAWNAKPIVQMKAPSKLNTKSLSDVLYIFGYTQEEINEKRRH, encoded by the coding sequence ATGCAAAAGTTTGTTATTACAGTGATTTCGCATGGAGACATACTTGATATTGTTCCATTTGAAAAGactatttcaaaagaatgtAACATAGTTAAAACGATAAAGTTGTCATCCAGAAGCTCAGATATTCACGTTGAAAGTGTAGAGAGGCCTCAAGACATAGATACCGCTGCTCATGACGTGATTATTCAGAAAGACGATGAGTACCGTCGTAATAAGAAATTAGTGGTGTTTGATATGGATTCTACACTGATTTACCAAGAAGTGATTGAATTAATAGCTGCGTATGCTAATGTTGAAGACAAAGTGCGTTCTATTACGAACCGTGCTATGAATAAcgaaattgattttaaagAGTCTTTAAAGGAAAGAGTTGCGTTACTGAAAGGGATACGGTTTGAagatatattgaatgaaataaagGATAAATTGGTGATAACTGAAGGTGTTACAGATCTTTGTCAcgttttgaaagaagatgGCGTCCATTTAGCTGTATTAAGTGGtggatttattgaatttgcaGAAGTGATtaagaagaagttgaatttAGATGTTGCATGTGCAAACGTTTTGGAGAGAGATTCTAATGGTATATTGACTGGGAAATTAGTCAATCTTGACGAAATTGTAGATGGTGAATTCAAAGCTAATAAATTACTTTCCATGTGCAAAGAACTAAACGTGCCAGTGAAATCAAGTGTAATGATTGGAGATGGTGGTAATGATTTACCGGCGATGTCAGTCGCAGGATTCGGTGTTGCATGGAATGCTAAACCAATAGTTCAAATGAAAGCGCCAAGTAAATTAAACACCAAGTCTTTAAGTGATGTCTTGTACATATTTGGATACACACAAGAggaaattaatgaaaaaagacGTCATTAA
- the KAFR0B04080 gene encoding uncharacterized protein (similar to Saccharomyces cerevisiae YGR210C; ancestral locus Anc_5.121), which translates to MPRDPLIGIVGKPSSGKSTMLNSLTDANAAVGAFPFCTIEPNQATGYLQVDCACSRFGKQELCKPNYGWCLQGKRHIPIMLLDVAGLVPGAHSGRGLGNKFLDDLRHADALIHVVDVSGTTDSEGKNTRGYDPLYDIEWLQDEIRLWIEGNLKRRWGSIVRKHTATKSSIVDTLQAQFGGYGSQIPMVQRALDRIDSLPPLEEWTDEWITKVVKSFMLEKFPTVLALNKMDHPDADKNVSKIMLKYPDTKSVLTSAITEVFLRKLTKQGFVRYEEGTEFVDTCEDDPENLKPLDEKVLNRIENIRDLVLYRFGSTGVMQVLQAAAGQLDLIPVYTVRNIQTFAGGNGTNVFRDCFLVKRGTHVGKVARYIMGGEVTIAAIETVGGVRVSEESTVEEGKNDILSFKLAPKSTL; encoded by the coding sequence GTACGATTGAACCAAATCAAGCTACTGGTTATTTACAAGTAGATTGTGCTTGTTCGAGGTTTGGTAAGCAGGAGTTATGTAAGCCTAATTATGGATGGTGTCTACAAGGTAAGAGACATATTCCGATTATGTTGCTTGATGTTGCTGGGTTAGTTCCTGGAGCTCACTCCGGAAGAGGTTTGGGTAATAAATTTCTGGATGATCTTAGACATGCTGATGCATTAATTCATGTTGTAGATGTAAGTGGTACTACCGATTCTGAAGGTAAGAATACGAGGGGATACGATCCATTATATGATATTGAATGGTTACAAGACGAGATTAGATTATGGATTGAAGGAAATTTAAAGAGAAGATGGGGGTCTATTGTAAGAAAGCATACCGCTACAAAATCAAGTATTGTGGATACGTTACAAGCACAATTTGGTGGGTATGGATCACAAATCCCCATGGTACAGAGGGCGTTGGATCGGATTGATTCATTGCCACCATTAGAAGAATGGACAGATGAATGGATAACAAAAGTAGTTAAATCCTTTATGTTGGAGAAATTTCCAACGGTACTtgcattaaataaaatggATCATCCTGATGCGGATAAGAATGTTTCTAAGATCATGTTAAAATATCCTGATACGAAATCAGTCTTAACAAGTGCTATCACAGAAGTTTTCCTTAGAAAATTGACGAAACAAGGATTTGTTCGTTATGAAGAAGGTACAGAATTTGTAGATACATGTGAAGATGATCCCGAGAACCTAAAGCCATTAGATGAAAAAGTACTGAACAGAATTGAGAATATAAGAGATTTAGTGTTGTACAGGTTTGGCTCCACGGGCGTCATGCAAGTGTTACAAGCTGCCGCGGGGCAATTAGACTTGATACCCGTGTACACGGTAAGAAACATACAGACATTTGCCGGTGGGAACGGTACCAATGTGTTCAGGGACTGTTTTCTAGTGAAACGGGGCACACATGTCGGAAAAGTAGCAAGATACATCATGGGAGGTGAAGTGACCATCGCGGCCATTGAGACCGTCGGCGGTGTGAGAGTCAGCGAAGAAAGCACGGTTGAGGAAGGTAAAAACGATATCCTGTCTTTCAAACTGGCTCCAAAATCAACTCTTTAA